ACCTGCAACGATAACGATATCGTCACCAGACTCAACAAGACCTGCTTCAACTGCTTTACGTTCAGCAATTTCGAACATATCATCAGTTGATGAAGGTGCTTCTGTCAACATTGGGATAACACCCCAGTTCAACATCAAGCCACGTTCTGTCAATTCATCGAATGTCAATGCCAAGATATCAGCATTTGGACGGTATTTAGAGATTAAACGAGCAGTGTGACCAGTCTTAGTCAAAGTAACAATCAATTTGATATTCATTGAGTTTGTAGCATCTTTAACAGCTGAAGCCATAACTTCTGTCTTAGAGTTACGTTCGAAAGTATCTGAGTTCAAACGTCCGTATTCGTTAAGAAGAGTTTGAGCGTTCTTATCGATTGTAGCCATTGTAGTTACTGACTCAAGTGGGTATTTACCGTTTGCAGACTCACCTGAAAGCATTGTAGCGTCAGTTCCATCGATAACAGCGTTAAATACGTCTGATACTTCTGAACGAGTTGCACGTGGTTTTTCAGTCATTGTTTCAAGCATGTTTGTTGCTGTGATAACAACTTTACCAGCTGCATTGACTTTAGTAATGATCATTTTTTGGTAAACTGGAACCATTTCGAATGGTACTTCGATACCCATGTCACCACGAGCGATCATGATACCGTCAGCAGCTTCAATGATTTCATCCAAGTTGTCGATACCTTGTTGGTTTTCGATTTTAGCGAACAATTGAACATGTCCGTTACCAGTTTCTTCACAGATTGCACGTACTTCG
Above is a window of Streptococcus cristatus ATCC 51100 DNA encoding:
- the pyk gene encoding pyruvate kinase → MNKRVKIVATLGPAVEIRGGKKFGEDGYWGEKLDVEASAQNIAKLIEAGANTFRFNFSHGDHQEQGERMATVKRAEEIAGKKVGFLLDTKGPEIRTELFEGDAKEYSYKTGEKIRVATKQGIKSTRDVIALNVAGGLDIYDDVEVGRQVLVDDGKLGLRVVEKDDASREFVVEVENDGVIAKQKGVNIPNTKIPFPALAERDNDDIRFGLEQGINFIAISFVRTAKDVNEVRAICEETGNGHVQLFAKIENQQGIDNLDEIIEAADGIMIARGDMGIEVPFEMVPVYQKMIITKVNAAGKVVITATNMLETMTEKPRATRSEVSDVFNAVIDGTDATMLSGESANGKYPLESVTTMATIDKNAQTLLNEYGRLNSDTFERNSKTEVMASAVKDATNSMNIKLIVTLTKTGHTARLISKYRPNADILALTFDELTERGLMLNWGVIPMLTEAPSSTDDMFEIAERKAVEAGLVESGDDIVIVAGVPLGEAVRTNTMRIRTVR